The nucleotide sequence CGGGCAGCATCCACCGGCAGGGCGGATCGGCCGCGAAGGCCAGCGCCAGCGTTGCGAGCACATGCTCCGCCCGGTCGTCCCGGGCCGGCGCGACCTCCGGGGTCGCGCCGGTAGCTACGGGCATCGTGACCGTACTCATGTCACACCTCCTTCACGCCGCTGCCTTGCAGCTGGCGCAGATTCTCTCCATGTGCCGGTGATCGGTGCCGCAGCAGCCGCCGAGCACGTTGATCTGCGGGAAGCGCCGCAGGAGCTCGCGGTAGTCGGCGCCGAGCTCCTCCGGGTCGCCGGCATCGAGCTCGTCGGCGTTGTCGAGCTCGGCGTGGCTCTTCCGCGAGGCGTTGCAGCGCAGGCCGCGCAGCCGCTGCACCCAGGGCTCGTCGCCGAGCACGCCGGCGAAATGGCTGGGATGCGCGCAGTTGATCATGTAGTAGGCCGGGCCCCGCCCCGTGGCCGCATCGACCGCCGCCACCGCGTCGGCGAGCGTGTCGCCGGTGGGCAGGCGGCCGTCGGTCTCCACCGTGAAGGAGATGACCACCGGCATTCCCTCGGCCTGCGCGGCACGGGTAATGCCCACTGCCTCGGGAACGTTGGTGGTGGTGATCGCGGTGATCATGTCCGCACCGGCCTCGGCGAAGATGCGGGCCTGGAAGGCGTGGTAGTCCTGGGCCTGGTCCGCGGTCATCACCCGGCCGGGATCGTAGCCGTCGCCCCGCGGGCCGATGCAGCCCGAAATCACGCAGGGTGTGCGGGGTGTCTCGAGCTCGGTTCGCAGGTCGAACAGCATGCTGATCGCCTTGCGGTTGAGCGCGGCCAGCGAGTCGCGGTCGTAGCCGAGGGCTGCGCCCCAGTCGAGGCTCGCCCGCCAGGTCGCGCTCTCGAAGATGAAGCCCGTCCCGGCCTCGCGGGCGATGCGCGCGTGGCGGCGGAAATACCGCTTGAGCACCTCGGTGCCCGCATCGTCGCGCAGCAGGTGGAAGGCCGCGAAATGCGGCAGCGCCTGGCCGTCCTGGTAGATGAGCGTGGTCTCGATGCCGGCATCCGTGAGAAACAGGCTGCCATCGAGCTGTGGCAGGTGGTGTCGGTAGCGTGTCATGGGATCCTCCGTCGTTGCGGGTGAAACGGGGGAGAACCGCGGGCCGCGTACTATGCTTTGCCTGGGGTTCTCCTCTGCCTTCACCCGTTAAGGCGTGAGGAGGGCCCTCACGACGTGAGGCGGCCGGTCCTTCCATGGAAGCCAGTCAGTCGCGCAGCGCACCGGTCATCGCGGTGCTGCCTTTCGCCGCCGGCGAGGAGGACGCGCGGCTGGCCCGTGCCCTTGCCGAGGTGCTTACCGGCGAGCTGGCCCGCTTCGGCGGGCTGGAGGTGATCGCGCCGGCCTCGGCCGCGGCGGTTGCAGAGCTGCCCGAGGCCGAGGCGGCGGCGCGGCTGGACGCCGACTATCTGCTGCGTGGGCGGCTTGTGGGCGGTGCGCGTCCGGAGCTCGCCGTGACTCTCGCCGCGCGGGACGCGCGCATGGTCTGGCACGAGGCGATCGCCATGCCCGATGAGGCGCCGGCGGACGCCCTCGCCGAGCTCGCCGCCCGCGTGGCGGCCACCTTCTCGGCCCAGCTGTCGGGTGACGCCGCCCGCCGGGCACGCCGGCGAGGGCCCGGGACCCGCGCGGATTTCGAGCGCGTCGCCCATGCCCTGTCGCTGCTCAAGACCGGCACCCGTGAGGCCGACGAGGCGGCCCGAGCGATCTTCGGGGAGATCCTTGCCCGCGACCCGCAGAATCCCGCCGCCCTCGGCGGCATGGCGCTGTCGTGGTTCAACGAGTGGAGCTGCGATTTCTGGTCCGACTTCGAGGAGATCGGACGGCGCGCCTATGACTACGCCCACCGCGCCCTCGCCATCGACGACCGCGATCCCTGGCTGCACCTGATCGTCGGCCGCATACTGATCTACCGCCGCGAGTTCGAGCGTGGCGCGTTCTACATCGACCGCGCGCTGGCCCTGTGCCCCAGCGATGCCGAGCTCCTGATCCAGATCGTCCCGCCGCTGGTCTACCTCGGCCGGGCGGAGGAGGCAGCCCGGCTGACCGGGAAGGCGATGCGGCTCAATCCGTACCACCCGAACTACTACTTTGCCTATGCCGCCTTTCCGCCCTTCGTGATGCGGGATTTCGCCGGCGCCGTCGCGCTGGCCGAACGGGCGACCGACGTGATGATCATCGACATTCCGGCGTTCTCGGCGGTGGCCTGCCGGCACCTCGGCCAGGTCGAGAAGGCGCAGGGCTACCTGCGACTCTTCGAGTCCGAGTTCCGGCGGAAGATCACCCCTGGCCGCGAACCGGAACCCGGCGAGCCGCTCGACTGGCTGCTCGCCTACAACCCCTTCCGGCGTGAAGAGGATGCCGCTCTGGTCCGCGAGGGGTTCGCGCTGCTGGGTGTTCCCAGCGAGCCGATGAGGCCCAAGACCGCCACGGAGACCGGACGGATGACGCGCATGCCCGAGGGTGACTGGGAAATTACGTTCGCGGAGCGCACCGTCCGGCTACCGAACCTGAAGGGGCTGCATGACCTCTCCCGGCTGCTGTCCCGGCCGGGGGACGAGTTCTACTGCCTCGACCTGACCGGGCGCGGCGACGCCAGTCCCGGCGAGTCCGTGCTCGACGCGCGCGGCCGTGAGGCCATCAAGCTCCGGGTCCGGGAGCTTCAGGAGGAGCTGGCCGAGGCCGAGGACATGAACGATATCGGTCGCGCAGAGCAGCTGCGCGACGAGATGGACCGGCTGATCGAGTCGCTCTCGAACGCGCTCGGCCTCGGTGGGCGGGACCGCCGGCTGGGCGATCTCGCGGAACGGGCGCGCTCGGCGGTGACCTGGCGCATCCGCCACGCCATCCGCAGGATCGAGAAGGCCCATCCGACCCTCGGCCGCCACCTGTCGAACTCGGTCCGGACCGGTCTCTTCAGCTGCTACCGGCCGGAACGCAGGGTCACGTGGCGCATAGCCGATGGCCGTTCCGCCGCTGCCGGGGGCTGAAGCGGCGAGAGAGCGCCGGCGTGCTCAGTCAGCCCGCCGGGCAACTGTCGGAATGGAGCGCGCCGCCGCCCCTGGGCATTTCACCGAGCGGGCGGGCAGCGCGCCAGCACCCGGTGTCAGCCGATTTCACGCACGACGTGCACCGAGCACGGGGCGTGGCGCACGACATCGGCGGCGGTGGATCCGATCAGGAAGTCGCCGAACCCCGGCCGGTGCGACGCGATCACGATAAGATCCGCGTCGTTCTCCTTCGCCGCCGCGATAATCTCGCGGGCCGGTTTGCCGGTCCGCACGCTCACGTCGGTCCGGAAGCCGGTCTCGCCGGCGATGGTTTCAAGCCGGTCCCGCACTTCCTTCTCCTGGTGCGCGAGGACCCCGGAAGGGATCTGCGACGCCACGTAACCCGGCATGTCCTCGACCACGCTGACCAGGACGATCCGGGCGTTCTCGCTGGCGAGCGTGCGCGCTGCCGAGAGCATGGGCTGAATTCGCTCACTGTGGGTGAGCTCGATGGGAACAATGATGGTGTTGTACATGATGGTCCGTCCCGTGTTGTCGGATGATTCTGCGTGGGTGCCCGGCGCCCGGTAGGCCGACGGTGGCTCGCCTCAGGGGGTGATTGCCACCTTGAGTACGCCGTCCCGCTGGTGGCCGAAGAGATCGTAGGCTTCGGCGATCTCGTCCAGCCGGAAGCGATGGGTGACAAGCGCGGTGAGGTCGACGCGGCCGGCCGCAACCACCGCCATCAGTCGCCGCATCCGCTCCTTGCCCCCGGGGCAGAGGGTCGTCACGATCGTGTGATCCCCCAGCCCCGCGGCGATGGCATCCAGCGGCATGGAGAGCTTGCCGGAGTAAACGCCCAGGCTGGACAGTGTCCCGCCCGGCTTGAGCACGCGCAGGCAGGCTTCGAAGGTCTCCTGCAGCCCGAGCGCCTCGACGGCGACATCCACGCCGCGCTGCTCCGTCAGCTGCATGATGGCCTCGACGGGATCCCGCTCGCGGAAGTTGATGGTGACATCCGCGCCGAGCTTCTTCGCCGTCTCCAGGCGCTCCGGAACCCCATCGACGACGATGATCCGTGTCGCCCCCATCAGCTTCGCGCCGGCGGTGGCGCACAGGCCAATCGGCCCCTGGGCGAACACGGCGACGGTGTCGCCGATGCGGATATGCCCGCTCTCGGCGCCACCGAAGCCGGTACTCATGATGTCCGGGCACATCAGGACCTGCTCGTCGTGCAGCTTGTCGGGCACCGGCGTGAGGTTGGCCTGGGCGTGAGGGATGCGAACGTACTCGGCCTGGCAGCCGTCGATGGTGTTGCCGAGCTGCCAGCCGCCCATCGCCTTGCCCCCGCACTGGCTGGAGATGCCCTCCTGGCAGGCATTGCACTGGCCGCAGGGGGTGATGGCCCCGGCGATCACGCGCTGCCCGACCTCGTAGCCGGTCACCGCCTGACCCAGCTTCTCGATGACGCCCACCGGCTCGTGACCCACGATCCGGCCTGGCTCCACCGGGTACTCGCCCTTGAGGATGTGGATGTCGGTCCCGCAGATCGTGGTGGTCGTCACCCGCAGGAGCGCATCGGTGGGGCCGATCTCGGGGATCGGGCGCGTCTGGATCTCGATGTGTCCCGGCTCGACGAACACCGCGGCCTTCATGCTGCCCATGGCTGCCTCCTCAGCTGATCAATGATCCTGACCATGCGGGACCTCCCGCAGAGCCCGGCTATGCCGGCTCCAGGGCCAGTGCGATGGCCTGTCCGACGCCCATGCACGGGTGCAGGGTTGCGGGCGAGTGGCCCCCATTGAACACCCGAGCGCGCGGTGGGGAGTTGACGCTCGGCAAGGACAGCGCGGTTATCCATGAGCGGGTGCCTCGTTTCCCCGGTTTCGCCCGGCGGTCAGTGCGTTCCGGAACTGGCTTGCCGCGGAGGCTGGCGTAGGGCTGCCGTCGTGACGATCCCCTTGACCGTCCGCGGACGGAGACTTAGGTTGACTGTACAATACCCACCCCGGGAGGGGTGGGAAAGGCGCTCAAGGGAGACGATGCAATGGCCGGACGGCACGATGGAAAGCACGCCCACCATGGCTCCGCAGCCACGGCGGCTGCGTCGAACCGAGGGGGGCACGAGCCGCGCGAGCGCCGGCAGCCGGGCGTGAAGGGGCGCTATACCTGCCCGATGCATCCGGAGGTTGTCTCGGACAGTCCCGGGGAGTGCCCGAAGTGCGGCATGGCCCTGGAGCCAGTCACGCCCGAGGCGCCGGCCAGCACCAGGACCGAGTGGACCTGCCCCATGCACCCGGAGATCGTGCGCGATGAGCCGGGCGAGTGCCCCATCTGCGGCATGGCGCTGGAGCCCCGTCAGGTCACCGCGGAAGAGGCGGGGAACCCGGAGCTCGAGGACATGACGCGGCGCTTCCGGGTCGGCGTCGCGCTCACGATCCCCGTGGTCATCCTCGCGATGGGTGGCATGGTTCCCGGCGTATCCATGGATGCGCTGGTACCCCACGGGATCCGGGTGTGGCTCGAGCTGGCGCTGGCGACCCCGGTCGTGCTCTGGAGTGGCTGGCCGTTTCTGGTTCGTGGCTGGCGTTCGGTAGCCACGTGGAATCTCAACATGTTCACCCTGATCGGCCTCGGCGTCGGTGTGGCGTACGCCTACAGCGTGGTCGCGACGCTGCTGCCGGGTATCTTCCCGCCGTCCTTCCGTCACGAGGGTGGCACCGTTGCGGTTTACTTCGAGGCCGCTGCCGTGATCGTGACCCTTGTGCTTCTCGGGCAGGTAATGGAACTGCGGGCGCGCAGCTCCACCAATGCGGCGATCAGGGCGCTGCTCGGGCTCGCGCCGAAGACCGCACGCCGGCTCAACGCCGACGGCAGCGAGGAGGACGTCCCGCTCGAGCAGGTGCAGATCGGGGATCGGCTGCGCATCCGCCCGGGGGAGAAGGTGCCGGTGGACGGCGTCGTCGTCGAGGGCAACTCGTCGGTGGACGAGTCGATGATCACCGGTGAGCCCATCCCCGTGGAGAAGGGCGAAGGCGATGGCGTCATCGGGGCGACGGTCAACGGCACCGGCTCACTGGTGATCGAGGCGCAGCGCGTAGGCAGCGACACGCTGCTCTCGCAGATCGTCCAGATGGTGGCCGAGGCGAGCCGCAGCCGCGCCCCGATCCAGAACCTGGTGGACGTGGTCGCTGCCTGGTTCGTGCCCACGGTGGTGGTGGTCGCCGTGATCACCTTCATCGCTTGGGGCATCTGGGGGCCTGAGCCCGCCATGGCCTATGCCCTGATCAACGCCGTTGCGGTGCTGATCATTGCCTGCCCGTGTGCGCTCGGGCTTGCCACGCCCATGTCGATCATGGTGGCGAGCGGCAAGGGCGCGTCGGCAGGCGTTCTGTTCAGGAATGCCGAGGCCATCCAGACCCTGCGGCAGGTCAACACGCTGATCGTGGACAAGACCGGCACGCTTACCGAGGGCCGGCCCCGCCTGCAGGCCGTGGCGGCAGCGGAGGGCTTCGGCGAGGAACAGGTCCTGCGGCTCGCCGCCACCCTGGAGCGGGGCAGCGAGCACCCGCTGGCGGCAGCCATCGTGCAGGGCGCCGAGGAGCGCGGCGTGCGGCCCGATCGCTATACCGACTTCGAATCCGTCACCGGCAAGGGCGTGCAGGGGCGTGTGGGCGAACACGACGTGGCGCTCGGCAACCAGGCCCTCATGGAGGCCCTGGGGGTGGCATCGGAGGCGCTGGCCGGCCAGGCGGAGACCATGCGCGCGGAAGGCCAGACGGTGATGTTCGTGGCCGTGGACGGCCGCCCGGCCGGTCTGGTGGCGGTGGCTGATCCGGTCAAGGAGACGACGCCGGAGGCGATCGAGGCCCTGCACAACGAGGGTATCCGTATCGTCATGCTCACCGGCGACAGCGAGACCACCGCCCGGGCGGTGGCCAGGCGCCTCGGCATCGACGAGGTGATTGCCGGCGTGTTGCCGGAGCAGAAGGCGGACAAGGTCAGGGCGCTGCAGGCCGAGGGCCGCTTCGTCGCCATGGCGGGGGATGGCATCAACGACGCCCCGGCGCTGGCGCAGGCCCAGGTGGGCATCGCCATGGGCACCGGCACGGACGTGGCCATGGAGAGCGCCGGAGTGACCCTGGTCAAGGGCGATCTGATGGGCATTGTGCGGGCCCGCAGGCTCAGCCGCGCCACCATGCGCAACATCAAGCAGAACCTGTTCTTCGCATTCCTCTACAACAGCCTCGGCGTACCCGTGGCCGCCGGCGTGCTGTATCCGTTCTTCGGCATCCTGCTTTCGCCGATGATCGCGGCGGCGGCGATGTCGTTCAGCTCCGTCTCCGTCGTGGGCAACGCGCTGCGGCTCCGCAGTCGGGAGATCTGACGCAGGCCGCGGCCGCGCCGGACGGTGACGCCCGGGCGGGGGCCGTACTGTCGCCTGATGACCCGGGCCCCGGCGCGGCAATGCGGCTAAGCTGGCGAGCGTGATAGCGCATAGTCATTCGATCCGTGCCCATTTGCCGGACCGGGGCGCCGTTGCCTTCGCCGCGCGCAGTCTCATCGCCATGGGTCTCGCGATGGCGGTGGCGACCCTGTTCGAGCTGGAGCGCCCCTACTGGGCCCTGATTTCCGCGGTGTTCCTGCAGGTGCGCCCGGAGACGGGGCTGGTCATCGAAAAGGGCATCTTCCAGATACTCGGCACGCTGACCGGTGGTGCTGTCGGCGTGGGGATCCTGTTGGTGCTCATGCCCTACCCGGTACTGGCGGTCGTGGCGCTGGCGGTGTGGGTCGGTGCCAACGCCGTGGCCTCGGCGCTGCTGCGCCGTCTGAACGTGGTTTACGGCTTCGCCATTGCGGGCGTGACGGCCGTGCTGGTGGTCGCGCTGACCATGCTCGATCCCGCGGCGGCGGCGGGCGGCTCGCTGTTCCGGATCGCCGAGGCACGGGTCAGCGAGATCATCGTGGGTGCGGTGTGCGCGACGTTTGCTTCGAGCGTGCTGTGGCCGGTACGGGTCAAGCAGGCACTGATGCGCCTGGCGCGGAACGGCATCAACGAGCTGTTCGACTACCTGGATCTGGAGCTCACGGCCGAGAGCTCCGGCAACCAGCGCCATCGCAGCGCCGACGCCGTGCTGCAGACCATCGTCGCGCTGAGCGATGACGCCAGTGCGGCGCTGTTCGAAGGGCCGGACGGTCCGGGCCGCGCGCGGGCGGTGAGTCGCCTCTGCCAGAAGGCCCTGGCGCTGATGGCCACG is from Spiribacter halobius and encodes:
- a CDS encoding homocysteine S-methyltransferase family protein — translated: MTRYRHHLPQLDGSLFLTDAGIETTLIYQDGQALPHFAAFHLLRDDAGTEVLKRYFRRHARIAREAGTGFIFESATWRASLDWGAALGYDRDSLAALNRKAISMLFDLRTELETPRTPCVISGCIGPRGDGYDPGRVMTADQAQDYHAFQARIFAEAGADMITAITTTNVPEAVGITRAAQAEGMPVVISFTVETDGRLPTGDTLADAVAAVDAATGRGPAYYMINCAHPSHFAGVLGDEPWVQRLRGLRCNASRKSHAELDNADELDAGDPEELGADYRELLRRFPQINVLGGCCGTDHRHMERICASCKAAA
- a CDS encoding universal stress protein, with amino-acid sequence MYNTIIVPIELTHSERIQPMLSAARTLASENARIVLVSVVEDMPGYVASQIPSGVLAHQEKEVRDRLETIAGETGFRTDVSVRTGKPAREIIAAAKENDADLIVIASHRPGFGDFLIGSTAADVVRHAPCSVHVVREIG
- a CDS encoding copper-transporting P-type ATPase; translation: MALEPVTPEAPASTRTEWTCPMHPEIVRDEPGECPICGMALEPRQVTAEEAGNPELEDMTRRFRVGVALTIPVVILAMGGMVPGVSMDALVPHGIRVWLELALATPVVLWSGWPFLVRGWRSVATWNLNMFTLIGLGVGVAYAYSVVATLLPGIFPPSFRHEGGTVAVYFEAAAVIVTLVLLGQVMELRARSSTNAAIRALLGLAPKTARRLNADGSEEDVPLEQVQIGDRLRIRPGEKVPVDGVVVEGNSSVDESMITGEPIPVEKGEGDGVIGATVNGTGSLVIEAQRVGSDTLLSQIVQMVAEASRSRAPIQNLVDVVAAWFVPTVVVVAVITFIAWGIWGPEPAMAYALINAVAVLIIACPCALGLATPMSIMVASGKGASAGVLFRNAEAIQTLRQVNTLIVDKTGTLTEGRPRLQAVAAAEGFGEEQVLRLAATLERGSEHPLAAAIVQGAEERGVRPDRYTDFESVTGKGVQGRVGEHDVALGNQALMEALGVASEALAGQAETMRAEGQTVMFVAVDGRPAGLVAVADPVKETTPEAIEALHNEGIRIVMLTGDSETTARAVARRLGIDEVIAGVLPEQKADKVRALQAEGRFVAMAGDGINDAPALAQAQVGIAMGTGTDVAMESAGVTLVKGDLMGIVRARRLSRATMRNIKQNLFFAFLYNSLGVPVAAGVLYPFFGILLSPMIAAAAMSFSSVSVVGNALRLRSREI
- a CDS encoding NAD(P)-dependent alcohol dehydrogenase: MGSMKAAVFVEPGHIEIQTRPIPEIGPTDALLRVTTTTICGTDIHILKGEYPVEPGRIVGHEPVGVIEKLGQAVTGYEVGQRVIAGAITPCGQCNACQEGISSQCGGKAMGGWQLGNTIDGCQAEYVRIPHAQANLTPVPDKLHDEQVLMCPDIMSTGFGGAESGHIRIGDTVAVFAQGPIGLCATAGAKLMGATRIIVVDGVPERLETAKKLGADVTINFRERDPVEAIMQLTEQRGVDVAVEALGLQETFEACLRVLKPGGTLSSLGVYSGKLSMPLDAIAAGLGDHTIVTTLCPGGKERMRRLMAVVAAGRVDLTALVTHRFRLDEIAEAYDLFGHQRDGVLKVAITP